A stretch of Bradyrhizobium sp. CCBAU 53338 DNA encodes these proteins:
- a CDS encoding NIPSNAP family protein, with translation MIYEMRVYRCVPGRLPALLKRFETVTLKLWEKHGIKQAGFFTTLIGESNQELTYFLAWESLADREAKWVKFMTDPDWMKARAESEADGQIVGNIVSQILTPTAFSSVK, from the coding sequence ATGATCTACGAAATGCGCGTCTATCGCTGTGTGCCCGGCCGCCTGCCTGCGCTGCTGAAGCGGTTCGAGACGGTGACGTTGAAGCTGTGGGAGAAGCACGGCATCAAGCAGGCGGGGTTCTTCACCACGCTGATCGGCGAATCCAATCAGGAACTGACCTATTTCCTGGCCTGGGAGTCGCTCGCCGATCGTGAGGCGAAGTGGGTCAAGTTCATGACCGACCCGGATTGGATGAAAGCGCGGGCCGAGAGCGAGGCGGACGGCCAGATCGTCGGCAACATCGTCAGCCAGATCCTGACGCCGACCGCCTTCTCGTCGGTCAAGTAG
- a CDS encoding MFS transporter, which translates to MHQPATGAPSDQKFPPAINIIALASFSAALSTRALDPVLPHVAEDFSISVTTAASIAAGYALIYALVQPVIGAAADMFGKARLMTLCLALLGVASILGAVATTFSGLFASRILAGIASGGVFPVALGLTADLVVPAKRQVAIGRTLAGSMTGNLLGATASGIIGELIGWRGVLMILGALGLIAAVAVAAGFRGAALTAAPKTDLKALRQGYRTIFANPNTRYCYSAVFVEGCCVFGLFPFIAALLFDLGEKSPSIAGIVIAGFAIGGLFYTFTVSRFLPWLGVKGMMIAGAGLVALQLGALAFGPQWKLQFLSMLAMGWGFYMIHGCLQVFASELSIGARATAMSLHSFFFFMGQTVGPIAYGLGLQHGGKMPTLFASAAIMVVLGLVCARMLKPRAPSDARA; encoded by the coding sequence ATGCACCAGCCTGCGACCGGCGCGCCGTCCGACCAGAAGTTTCCACCCGCGATCAACATCATCGCGCTCGCCAGCTTCTCGGCCGCCTTGTCCACGCGCGCGCTCGATCCCGTGCTGCCGCATGTCGCCGAGGATTTCTCGATCAGCGTCACCACGGCCGCCAGCATCGCGGCCGGCTATGCCCTGATCTACGCACTGGTCCAGCCCGTGATCGGAGCTGCCGCCGACATGTTCGGCAAGGCGAGGTTGATGACGCTGTGCCTGGCGCTGCTCGGTGTCGCCTCCATTCTCGGCGCTGTCGCGACCACCTTCTCGGGCCTGTTCGCGAGCCGCATCCTGGCCGGCATCGCTTCCGGCGGCGTGTTTCCGGTCGCCCTTGGTCTGACCGCCGACCTCGTCGTCCCCGCCAAGCGGCAGGTTGCGATCGGGCGTACGCTGGCGGGCTCGATGACCGGCAACCTGTTGGGTGCGACGGCCTCCGGCATCATCGGCGAACTGATCGGCTGGCGCGGCGTGCTCATGATCCTCGGCGCGCTCGGCCTGATCGCAGCCGTCGCGGTGGCGGCGGGCTTTCGCGGGGCCGCGCTGACGGCGGCGCCGAAGACCGACCTGAAGGCTTTGCGGCAGGGCTATCGTACCATCTTCGCCAATCCCAACACGCGCTATTGCTATTCGGCGGTCTTCGTCGAGGGCTGCTGCGTGTTCGGCCTGTTTCCCTTCATCGCTGCGCTGCTGTTCGATCTCGGCGAGAAGTCGCCGTCAATCGCAGGCATCGTGATCGCCGGCTTTGCGATCGGAGGATTGTTCTACACGTTCACCGTCTCGCGCTTCCTGCCCTGGCTCGGCGTCAAGGGCATGATGATCGCTGGCGCCGGGCTTGTCGCCTTGCAACTCGGCGCGCTCGCCTTCGGTCCGCAATGGAAGCTGCAATTCCTCAGCATGCTGGCGATGGGTTGGGGCTTCTACATGATCCATGGCTGCCTGCAGGTGTTCGCCAGCGAGCTGTCGATCGGGGCGCGGGCGACCGCGATGTCGCTGCATTCGTTCTTCTTCTTCATGGGACAGACGGTTGGCCCGATCGCCTATGGCCTCGGGCTGCAGCATGGCGGCAAGATGCCGACGCTGTTTGCAAGCGCCGCGATCATGGTGGTGCTGGGCCTCGTCTGCGCCCGGATGCTCAAGCCGCGGGCACCGTCCGACGCACGGGCCTGA
- the secG gene encoding preprotein translocase subunit SecG, translating into MQTVVIVIHLMIVAVMIGAVLLQKSEGGGLGMGGGAGFMSSRGTANLLSRTTAILAAGFFLTSLFLSWYAGYNRAPSSIIGQPASQTQPAGGNPITAPTSGGILDTLKKADEQQQQAPAAPSGPQVPRSQ; encoded by the coding sequence ATGCAGACCGTTGTCATCGTCATCCACCTCATGATCGTTGCCGTGATGATCGGCGCCGTGCTGCTCCAGAAGTCGGAAGGCGGCGGCCTCGGCATGGGCGGTGGCGCGGGCTTCATGTCGAGCCGCGGCACCGCGAATCTGCTGTCGCGTACCACGGCAATCCTCGCCGCCGGTTTCTTCCTGACCAGCCTGTTCCTGTCCTGGTACGCGGGCTACAACCGCGCACCGTCCTCGATCATCGGCCAGCCTGCGTCGCAGACCCAGCCGGCCGGCGGCAACCCGATCACCGCGCCGACCTCGGGCGGTATTCTGGATACGCTGAAGAAGGCCGACGAGCAGCAGCAGCAGGCCCCGGCGGCGCCGAGCGGCCCGCAGGTGCCTCGCTCGCAATAA
- a CDS encoding CTP synthase, with protein MARYIFITGGVVSSLGKGLASAALGALLQARGYKVRLRKLDPYLNLDPGTMSPYQHGEVFVTDDGAETDLDLGHYERFTGRPATKQDNITTGRIYQDIISKERRGDYLGATIQVVPHVTNAIKEFVLSGNDDYDFVLVEIGGTVGDIEGLPFFEAIRQLKNELPRDHAVYIHLTLLPYIPSAGELKTKPTQHSVKELRSIGIQPDILLCRTDREIPKEERRKLGLFCNVRESAVIEARDVDNIYAVPEAYHNAGLDDEVLAAFGIGSRIPPALQSWQKINERVRNPEGNVTIAIVGKYTGMKDAYKSLIEALSHGGIANKVKVNLDWIESEIFEKEDPAPFLEHVNGILVPGGFGQRGAEGKIKAAQFARERDVPYFGICFGMQMAVIEAARNLVGIEDANSTEFGPTKEPLVGLMTEWLRGNELEKRTQAGDLGGTMRLGAYPAALNRGSRVSEVYGGATEISERHRHRYEVNTAYKDRLEQHGLKFSGLSPDGVLPEIVEYEDHPWFIGVQFHPELKSRPFEPHPLFASFIAAAAKQSRLV; from the coding sequence ATGGCGCGGTACATATTCATCACCGGCGGCGTGGTTTCTTCGCTCGGCAAGGGTCTGGCTTCAGCGGCACTCGGTGCGCTGTTGCAAGCCCGGGGCTACAAGGTCCGCCTCCGCAAGCTCGACCCCTATCTCAATCTCGATCCCGGAACGATGTCGCCGTATCAGCACGGCGAAGTGTTCGTGACCGATGACGGCGCGGAGACCGATCTCGATCTCGGTCACTACGAGCGCTTCACCGGACGTCCCGCGACCAAGCAGGACAACATCACGACGGGGCGCATCTACCAGGACATCATCTCGAAGGAACGCCGCGGCGACTATCTCGGCGCGACCATCCAGGTGGTGCCGCACGTCACGAACGCCATCAAGGAGTTCGTGCTGTCGGGCAATGACGATTACGACTTCGTACTGGTCGAGATCGGCGGCACCGTCGGCGACATCGAAGGCCTGCCATTCTTCGAGGCGATCCGTCAGCTCAAGAACGAGTTGCCGCGCGATCACGCCGTCTACATCCATCTGACGCTGCTGCCGTACATTCCGAGCGCCGGCGAATTGAAGACCAAGCCGACGCAGCATTCGGTGAAGGAGCTGCGCTCGATCGGCATTCAGCCCGACATCCTGCTCTGCCGGACCGATCGCGAGATCCCGAAGGAGGAGCGGCGCAAGCTCGGCCTGTTCTGCAACGTGCGCGAAAGCGCCGTGATCGAGGCGCGCGACGTCGACAACATCTACGCCGTCCCGGAGGCCTATCACAACGCCGGCCTCGACGACGAGGTGCTCGCCGCCTTCGGCATCGGCTCGCGGATTCCGCCGGCGCTTCAGAGCTGGCAGAAGATCAACGAGCGCGTCCGTAACCCGGAAGGCAACGTCACCATCGCCATCGTCGGCAAGTATACCGGCATGAAGGATGCGTACAAATCGCTGATCGAGGCGCTCTCGCACGGCGGCATCGCCAACAAGGTCAAGGTCAATCTCGACTGGATCGAGAGCGAGATCTTCGAGAAGGAAGACCCGGCGCCGTTCCTCGAGCACGTCAACGGCATCCTGGTGCCCGGCGGCTTCGGCCAGCGCGGCGCGGAGGGCAAGATCAAGGCGGCGCAGTTCGCGCGCGAGCGCGACGTGCCGTATTTCGGCATCTGTTTCGGCATGCAGATGGCTGTCATCGAGGCCGCACGAAACCTCGTCGGTATCGAGGACGCCAACTCGACCGAGTTCGGCCCGACCAAGGAGCCTCTGGTCGGCCTGATGACGGAATGGCTGCGCGGCAACGAGCTCGAGAAGCGCACGCAGGCCGGCGATCTCGGCGGCACGATGCGCCTTGGTGCTTATCCTGCCGCGCTCAATCGCGGCAGCCGCGTCTCGGAGGTCTATGGCGGCGCGACCGAAATCTCCGAGCGCCATCGTCATCGCTACGAGGTCAACACCGCGTACAAGGATCGCCTCGAGCAGCACGGCCTGAAATTCTCCGGCCTCTCGCCCGACGGCGTTCTGCCTGAGATCGTCGAGTACGAGGATCACCCCTGGTTCATCGGCGTCCAGTTCCACCCCGAGCTGAAGTCGCGCCCCTTCGAGCCGCACCCGCTGTTCGCCTCGTTCATTGCGGCGGCGGCGAAGCAGAGCCGGTTGGTGTAG
- the trpD gene encoding anthranilate phosphoribosyltransferase produces MDDLKSIIGKVATGASLSREEAASAFDAVMSGEATPSQMGGLLMALRVRGETVDEITGAVTAMRSKMLTVDAPADAVDIVGTGGDGSGSVNVSTCASFIVSGAGLPVAKHGNRALSSRSGAADVLASLGVKIDLRPEQVGRCVRECGIGFMFAPAHHPAMKNVGPTRVELATRTIFNLLGPLSNPAGVKRQMVGVFSRQWVQPLAQVLKNLGSESAWVVHGSDGLDEITLTGPTFVSALHNGEIRNFEVTPEDAGLSRCEPGALKGGDADANAIALQSVLDGKPSPYRDVALLNAAAALIVAGRAKDLREGVAIGAKSLDSGAASARLKHLIAVSNS; encoded by the coding sequence ATGGACGACCTGAAATCGATCATTGGAAAAGTCGCGACCGGCGCCAGCCTGTCGCGTGAGGAAGCTGCATCCGCCTTCGACGCGGTGATGTCCGGCGAGGCCACCCCCTCGCAGATGGGCGGCCTTTTGATGGCGCTGCGCGTGCGCGGCGAGACCGTGGACGAGATCACCGGCGCGGTCACCGCGATGCGCTCGAAGATGCTCACGGTCGATGCGCCAGCGGACGCCGTCGACATCGTCGGCACCGGCGGCGACGGCTCGGGCTCGGTCAATGTCTCGACCTGTGCCTCGTTCATCGTCTCGGGGGCCGGCCTGCCCGTCGCCAAGCACGGCAACCGCGCGCTGTCGTCGCGCTCGGGCGCCGCCGACGTGCTCGCCTCGCTCGGCGTGAAGATCGACCTCAGGCCGGAGCAGGTCGGCCGCTGCGTGCGCGAATGCGGCATCGGCTTCATGTTCGCCCCCGCCCATCACCCCGCGATGAAGAACGTCGGCCCGACCCGGGTCGAGCTCGCCACCCGGACGATCTTCAATCTGCTCGGCCCCCTCTCCAACCCGGCCGGCGTGAAGCGGCAGATGGTTGGTGTGTTCTCCAGGCAATGGGTGCAGCCGCTGGCGCAGGTGCTGAAGAATCTCGGCTCCGAATCCGCCTGGGTGGTGCACGGCTCCGATGGCCTCGACGAGATCACCCTCACCGGCCCGACCTTCGTCTCTGCGCTCCACAATGGCGAGATCCGCAATTTCGAGGTGACGCCGGAGGATGCCGGCCTGTCGCGCTGCGAGCCCGGGGCCCTCAAGGGCGGCGATGCCGATGCCAATGCGATCGCGCTGCAAAGCGTGCTCGACGGCAAGCCGAGCCCCTATCGCGACGTCGCCCTGCTCAACGCCGCGGCCGCGCTGATCGTGGCCGGACGCGCCAAGGACCTCAGAGAAGGCGTCGCGATCGGCGCGAAATCGCTCGACAGCGGCGCGGCGAGCGCGCGGCTGAAGCATCTGATCGCGGTCTCGAACAGCTGA
- the kdsA gene encoding 3-deoxy-8-phosphooctulonate synthase, whose amino-acid sequence MSSSSSAAPVVSVGTVKFGNDLPISIIAGPCQLESRQHALEVASALKEIAARLKIGLVYKTSFDKANRTSASAARGLGLAQSLPIFAELRSSLGLPVLTDVHDAAQCAEVAQAVDVLQIPAFLCRQTDLLLAAAATGKVVNVKKGQFLAPWDMTNVVAKITSAGNPNVLVTERGASFGYNTLVSDMRSLPIMARTTGAPVIFDATHSVQQPGGKGASSGGEREFVPVLARAAVAVGVAGVFVETHPDPDRAPSDGPNMVPLREFEGLIAKLMAFDAVTKSTTR is encoded by the coding sequence TTGAGCTCTTCATCTTCCGCGGCGCCGGTCGTCAGCGTCGGCACGGTCAAATTCGGCAATGACCTGCCGATCTCGATCATTGCAGGACCCTGCCAGCTCGAGAGCCGCCAGCATGCGCTGGAGGTGGCCTCCGCGCTGAAGGAGATCGCGGCGCGGCTGAAGATCGGCCTCGTCTACAAGACCTCGTTCGACAAGGCCAACCGCACCAGCGCGTCGGCGGCGCGCGGCCTCGGGCTCGCGCAGTCGCTGCCGATCTTCGCGGAGCTTCGCTCCTCGCTCGGTCTGCCTGTTCTGACCGACGTGCACGATGCCGCTCAATGCGCCGAGGTGGCGCAAGCGGTCGATGTCCTGCAGATCCCGGCGTTCCTGTGTCGTCAGACCGATCTGCTGCTCGCGGCGGCCGCAACCGGCAAGGTCGTCAACGTCAAGAAGGGGCAATTCCTAGCGCCCTGGGACATGACGAATGTCGTTGCCAAGATCACCAGCGCGGGCAATCCCAACGTGCTCGTCACCGAGCGCGGCGCATCGTTCGGCTACAACACGCTGGTGTCGGACATGCGATCTCTGCCGATCATGGCGCGCACGACCGGTGCGCCCGTGATCTTCGACGCCACCCATTCGGTGCAGCAGCCGGGCGGGAAGGGCGCGTCCTCCGGCGGCGAGCGCGAATTCGTGCCGGTGCTGGCGCGTGCAGCCGTGGCCGTTGGCGTCGCCGGCGTCTTCGTCGAGACCCATCCCGATCCGGATCGGGCGCCGTCCGACGGACCCAACATGGTGCCGCTGCGCGAGTTCGAAGGGCTGATCGCCAAGCTGATGGCGTTCGACGCGGTGACGAAAAGCACAACGCGCTGA
- a CDS encoding SurA N-terminal domain-containing protein produces MLRGMRKASSNWVGKTIMAIVMGVLIISFGIWGIADIFRGFGQSTLAKVGHTEISLNEFRQIYTDRLQQIGRQFGRPLTPDQARAFGLDRQVLQQTIAEAALDENARQLGLGQSDEQIRQLIMNDPNFKGVDGKFDANRFQSLIRNFGYTEQRYVAEQRKVALRRQITGTIGAGLEPPKTMLDVATRFQNEQRAIAFIRLDTAQAGQIDPPSPEALAAYFEDHKVQFRAPEYRKIVFTVISPEDIAKWSDVSDEDAKKLFDQRKEQLSTPEKRKIQQIVFPNVADAQAARERLVGGLSFEDLGKERGLSATDVDLGLVTKSSLEPAVGDAAFALPAGEISQPIQGRLGVSIVKVDKIEPGVEADYAKFAADAKRQIATERARVKVGELRDKMEDERGAGTSVADAAQKLGLTAVTIDAVDRSGRAPNGQTVANIPQGLDVVSQAFNSDVGVDNDPISYKGGYVWYDVLAITPSRDRNLDEVRDQVEARWRQDQIATKLKAKATEMVQKLEQGGKLADEAAAINAKVETASGFKRDDTPAGVPANIVAAAFRTAKDGVGQAPVTGGTEVIVYRVTDIVDPPVDTASDAAKKLKEAAERSLTDEQVASYVNKLEADIGTSINQAAFAQVTGANQ; encoded by the coding sequence ATGCTTCGAGGAATGCGCAAGGCCTCATCAAACTGGGTCGGCAAGACCATCATGGCCATCGTGATGGGCGTGTTGATCATCAGCTTCGGCATTTGGGGCATCGCCGACATCTTCCGGGGCTTCGGGCAGTCCACGCTGGCCAAGGTCGGTCATACCGAAATTTCGCTGAACGAGTTCCGCCAGATCTACACCGACCGCCTCCAGCAGATCGGCCGCCAGTTCGGCCGCCCGCTGACGCCCGACCAGGCGCGTGCGTTCGGCCTTGACCGCCAGGTGCTGCAGCAGACGATCGCGGAAGCCGCGCTCGACGAGAACGCGCGCCAGCTTGGACTGGGCCAGTCCGACGAGCAGATCCGCCAGCTCATCATGAACGACCCCAATTTCAAGGGGGTCGACGGCAAATTCGATGCGAACCGCTTCCAGAGCCTGATCCGCAATTTCGGCTACACCGAGCAGCGTTACGTGGCCGAGCAGCGCAAGGTGGCGCTGCGTCGGCAGATCACGGGCACGATCGGCGCCGGCCTCGAGCCGCCGAAGACCATGCTCGACGTCGCGACGCGCTTCCAGAACGAGCAGCGCGCCATCGCGTTCATCCGGCTCGACACCGCGCAGGCGGGCCAGATCGATCCGCCCTCGCCCGAGGCCCTCGCCGCCTATTTCGAGGATCACAAGGTCCAGTTCCGCGCGCCCGAATACCGCAAGATCGTCTTCACCGTGATCTCGCCGGAGGACATCGCGAAGTGGAGCGACGTCTCCGACGAGGATGCGAAGAAGCTGTTCGACCAGCGCAAGGAGCAGCTCTCCACTCCGGAGAAGCGCAAGATCCAGCAGATCGTGTTCCCGAATGTCGCCGACGCGCAGGCCGCGCGCGAGCGCCTGGTCGGCGGGCTCTCCTTCGAGGATCTCGGCAAGGAGCGCGGACTGAGCGCCACCGACGTCGATCTCGGGCTCGTCACCAAATCTTCGCTCGAACCCGCGGTCGGCGATGCCGCCTTCGCCCTTCCCGCGGGCGAGATCAGCCAGCCGATCCAGGGCCGTCTCGGCGTCTCGATCGTCAAGGTCGACAAGATCGAGCCTGGCGTCGAGGCCGACTACGCCAAGTTTGCCGCCGACGCGAAGCGCCAGATCGCCACCGAGCGCGCGCGCGTCAAGGTCGGCGAACTCCGCGACAAGATGGAGGACGAGCGCGGCGCCGGCACCAGCGTCGCCGATGCCGCACAGAAGCTCGGGCTCACCGCCGTGACCATCGATGCCGTCGACCGCTCCGGCCGTGCCCCGAACGGGCAGACCGTCGCCAACATTCCACAGGGCCTCGACGTGGTCTCGCAGGCCTTCAACAGCGACGTCGGCGTCGACAACGACCCGATCTCGTACAAGGGCGGCTATGTCTGGTACGACGTGCTCGCCATCACGCCGTCGCGCGACCGCAATCTCGACGAGGTCCGCGATCAGGTCGAGGCGCGCTGGCGCCAGGACCAGATCGCCACCAAGCTGAAGGCGAAGGCGACCGAGATGGTGCAGAAGCTCGAACAGGGCGGCAAGCTCGCTGACGAGGCGGCTGCGATCAACGCCAAGGTCGAGACTGCCAGCGGCTTCAAGCGCGACGACACGCCGGCCGGCGTGCCCGCCAACATCGTTGCCGCCGCCTTCCGCACCGCCAAGGACGGTGTCGGACAGGCGCCCGTGACCGGCGGCACTGAAGTGATCGTCTACCGTGTCACCGACATCGTCGATCCCCCGGTCGATACCGCCTCCGACGCCGCCAAAAAGCTGAAGGAAGCCGCCGAGCGGTCGCTGACCGACGAGCAGGTCGCCTCCTACGTCAACAAGCTTGAAGCCGACATCGGGACCAGCATTAATCAGGCCGCCTTCGCGCAAGTGACCGGCGCGAACCAGTGA
- the tpiA gene encoding triose-phosphate isomerase produces MTDAIRPLIAGNWKMNGLKAAAAEFDAMLDGAAGVTGKADLLVCPPATLIAGFADKARGRKVAVGAQDCHPKASGAHTGDIAAEMLADAGATAIIVGHSERRADHGEGDALVRQKAEAAWRAGAVAIVCVGETQSQRDAGQTLDVVRGQLDGSLPDGSSAANLVVAYEPIWAIGTGLTPTAKDVEQIHGFIRELLTSRFKADGARMRILYGGSVKPSNAAELMAVKNVNGALVGGASLKAADFLAIAQGCPN; encoded by the coding sequence ATGACCGATGCCATCCGCCCCTTGATCGCCGGCAACTGGAAAATGAACGGCCTGAAAGCCGCGGCCGCTGAATTCGACGCCATGCTCGACGGCGCGGCAGGGGTGACCGGCAAGGCCGATCTGCTGGTCTGCCCGCCGGCGACCCTGATTGCGGGTTTTGCGGACAAGGCGCGCGGCAGGAAGGTCGCCGTCGGGGCCCAGGATTGCCATCCCAAGGCCTCCGGTGCCCATACCGGCGATATCGCGGCCGAAATGCTGGCGGATGCGGGTGCGACCGCCATCATCGTCGGCCATTCCGAGCGCCGCGCCGACCATGGCGAGGGCGATGCGCTTGTCAGGCAGAAGGCGGAAGCGGCCTGGCGGGCGGGGGCGGTCGCGATCGTCTGCGTCGGCGAGACCCAGAGCCAGCGCGATGCCGGCCAGACCCTGGACGTCGTCCGTGGCCAGCTCGATGGCTCGCTCCCGGACGGCTCGTCGGCCGCCAATCTGGTCGTCGCCTATGAGCCGATCTGGGCGATCGGCACCGGCCTGACCCCCACGGCCAAGGATGTCGAGCAGATTCATGGCTTTATCCGGGAGCTCCTGACCTCCAGGTTCAAGGCGGATGGGGCAAGGATGCGAATCCTCTATGGCGGTTCTGTCAAGCCGTCGAACGCAGCCGAGCTGATGGCGGTCAAAAACGTCAACGGCGCGCTGGTCGGGGGCGCCAGCCTGAAAGCGGCCGATTTCCTTGCCATTGCCCAAGGCTGTCCTAACTAA
- a CDS encoding methyl-accepting chemotaxis protein, producing the protein MQKQRSVARILGAVVGSLGLILVVICAYALKLAVTRYSDSNRIVSLTIASRDLTNTLVIFRLERGDTLSYLASGAAAPDSVMSSLAEQRATVQKNYAQALQSLASVDAPGLTEKLDKLRGIWGQLEELRPRAITALKQEKGARDASLTPAWAKISDAFMDAIGDVTTHVDNAMTLIDPVVDRLLIAKQASWQARANAGQTILVQFSAILANKTWTAADGVAFADLRGRIQQSWLVVRDLSPAVASPELLQAIRTAEPEISGALSDERNAIATKLLAGEPAGVVGIDYRDRQLVGANNVVIVTQTALANMIARAEEGASRARFSLILFGLLAPASLALMIGGLMLMRNRVTRPLTAITGVMTRFADHDFASDVPGLDRNDEIGRMASALQVFKDAMIKAERLSGDQAAERADKEKRASALSGLVRQFESRIGQMVQTLSSASGELETTARSMSGTAAEAQAQAGSASTLADQVGGGVQTVAAAAEELNASIREINRQVEQASRATEHAVVTVRETDSTMRALADGADRIGEVIGLITSIAGQTNLLALNATIEAARAGESGRGFAVVASEVKNLASQTAKATEEISAQITEIQGATQKAVSAIDGIVKTIEEVSSINRVIAAAIEEQNKATAEIANTVQHTAEATSTVTRNIATVSSAANETGRAAAGVLKAAADLSSQSTSLTGEVDSFITRVREVA; encoded by the coding sequence ATGCAAAAACAGCGTTCGGTCGCCCGCATTCTCGGGGCGGTGGTTGGATCTCTCGGTCTCATCCTTGTCGTCATCTGCGCCTACGCCCTAAAGCTGGCGGTGACGCGCTATTCGGACAGCAACCGCATCGTCTCGCTGACGATCGCGAGCCGCGACCTGACCAACACGCTGGTGATCTTCCGCCTGGAGCGCGGCGACACGCTGAGCTATCTGGCGTCCGGCGCTGCTGCGCCCGACAGCGTCATGAGCAGCCTCGCCGAGCAGCGGGCCACCGTGCAGAAGAATTACGCGCAGGCGCTGCAGAGCCTGGCTTCGGTCGATGCGCCAGGGCTCACCGAGAAGCTCGACAAGCTCCGCGGCATCTGGGGCCAGCTCGAGGAGCTCCGGCCGCGCGCCATCACGGCCTTGAAGCAGGAGAAGGGGGCACGTGACGCCAGCCTGACGCCGGCCTGGGCCAAGATCAGCGACGCCTTCATGGATGCGATCGGCGACGTCACCACCCATGTCGACAATGCGATGACCTTGATCGATCCCGTGGTCGATCGCCTTCTGATCGCCAAGCAAGCCTCCTGGCAGGCTCGCGCCAATGCCGGCCAGACCATCCTCGTCCAGTTCTCCGCGATCCTCGCCAACAAGACCTGGACCGCGGCCGACGGCGTCGCCTTCGCCGATCTGCGCGGCCGCATCCAGCAGTCCTGGCTGGTGGTGCGCGACCTCAGCCCGGCCGTGGCCTCGCCCGAGCTGTTGCAGGCGATCCGGACCGCCGAGCCGGAAATCTCCGGCGCGCTCAGCGACGAGCGCAATGCCATTGCGACCAAGCTGCTCGCCGGTGAGCCCGCCGGCGTCGTCGGCATCGATTACCGCGATCGTCAGCTTGTCGGGGCCAACAACGTCGTCATCGTCACCCAGACTGCGCTCGCCAACATGATCGCGCGGGCCGAGGAGGGCGCCTCGCGCGCCCGCTTCAGCCTGATCCTGTTCGGCCTCCTGGCGCCGGCCTCGCTGGCGCTGATGATCGGCGGGCTGATGCTGATGCGCAACCGCGTCACCCGGCCGCTGACCGCGATCACGGGCGTGATGACGCGCTTTGCCGATCATGATTTCGCCAGCGACGTGCCGGGCCTCGATCGCAACGACGAGATCGGCCGCATGGCGTCGGCCCTGCAGGTGTTCAAGGACGCCATGATCAAGGCCGAGCGTCTCTCCGGCGATCAGGCCGCCGAGCGCGCCGACAAGGAGAAGCGCGCCAGCGCGCTCTCGGGTCTCGTGCGCCAGTTCGAAAGCCGGATCGGCCAGATGGTGCAGACGCTGTCGAGCGCCTCGGGCGAGCTGGAGACGACAGCGCGTTCGATGTCGGGCACGGCGGCGGAAGCCCAGGCCCAGGCCGGCTCGGCCTCGACGCTGGCCGACCAGGTCGGCGGCGGGGTTCAGACGGTTGCGGCCGCGGCCGAGGAGCTCAACGCCTCGATCCGCGAGATCAACCGCCAGGTCGAGCAGGCAAGCCGCGCCACCGAGCATGCGGTCGTGACCGTCAGGGAGACCGACAGCACCATGCGTGCGCTCGCTGACGGCGCCGACCGCATCGGCGAGGTCATCGGTCTCATCACCTCGATCGCGGGCCAGACCAATCTGCTCGCCCTGAATGCGACCATCGAGGCCGCGCGCGCCGGCGAATCCGGGCGCGGCTTTGCGGTGGTGGCGAGCGAGGTGAAGAACCTGGCGTCGCAGACGGCGAAGGCGACCGAAGAGATCAGCGCCCAGATCACCGAGATCCAGGGCGCGACGCAGAAGGCGGTCTCCGCCATCGACGGCATCGTCAAGACCATCGAGGAGGTCTCGAGCATCAACCGCGTCATCGCCGCGGCGATCGAGGAGCAGAACAAGGCCACCGCCGAGATCGCCAACACCGTGCAGCATACCGCGGAGGCCACCTCGACCGTGACCCGCAATATCGCCACCGTCTCGTCGGCCGCGAACGAGACCGGCCGCGCCGCCGCGGGCGTGCTGAAGGCGGCCGCCGACCTGTCGAGCCAGTCGACCTCGCTCACCGGCGAGGTGGACAGCTTCATCACCCGGGTGCGCGAGGTGGCCTAG